Proteins encoded by one window of Lycium barbarum isolate Lr01 chromosome 11, ASM1917538v2, whole genome shotgun sequence:
- the LOC132620013 gene encoding protein trichome birefringence-like 19 — protein sequence SLDLFFPLQVEPPLDISTTPDSNFKRWKYTTYNFTLATYWSPFLVRMEEADSDGPRHDGVFNIYLDEFDKNWKCQINEFNYVILNSGHWFSRLSVYYEKNQQVGCWRCGLKNITQLPNHYGYKRVFKTALKVINSLENFKGTTFVRTFAPSHFEGGEWNTGGKCLRKRPFTSNEKTLEGLDLEFYKSQVEEFREAEKEGKKRFRLMDITQAMLLRPDGHPSRYGHWPNEKVVMYNDSVHWCLPGPIDSWNDFLLHMLKIEQEIL from the coding sequence TCTCTTGATTTGTTTTTCCCTTTACAGGTAGAACCTCCACTGGATATCTCTACCACTCCTGATTCCAATTTCAAAAGGTGGAAATACACAACATACAATTTTACCCTCGCAACATATTGGTCACCATTCTTGGTCAGAATGGAAGAAGCAGATTCTGATGGTCCAAGGCATGATGGAGTCTTCAACATTTATcttgatgaatttgacaaaaatTGGAAATGTCAAATCAATGAGTTCAATTATGTCATCCTTAACTCTGGCCATTGGTTTAGTAGATTGAGTGTCTACTATGAGAAAAATCAACAAGTTGGTTGCTGGCGTTGTGgactaaaaaatattactcaacTCCCAAATCACTATGGGTACAAAAGGGTATTTAAAACAGCATTAAAAGTCATAAATAGTCTAGAAAATTTTAAGGGTACAACTTTTGTTAGGACATTTGCACCTTCACATTTTGAAGGTGGAGAATGGAATACAGGTGGGAAATGCTTGAGGAAAAGGCCATTTACTAGTAATGAAAAAACTTTGGAGGGTTTAGATTTGGAGTTTTACAAGTCTCAAGTGGAAGAGTTTAGGGAAGCAgaaaaagaagggaagaaaaggtTTAGATTGATGGATATAACACAAGCCATGTTGTTGAGACCAGATGGTCATCCAAGTAGATATGGGCATTGGCCAAATGAGAAAGTAGTTATGTATAATGACTCTGTGCATTGGTGTTTGCCTGGTCCTATTGATTCTTGGAATGATTTCTTACTTCATATGTTGAAGATAGAGCAGGAGATACTTTAA